TCCCTGCTCCCTTTCGTCTCTTAACCCATCGGTAAACAGCGCGAGATCTACCCCCTTGTGCCCTTTCTTTGCACTGGTAGCGCTCACCGATTCAAGTTGATCTTCAAAGATTGATTTTGAGTCGTATAAAAGGCGGCCTATTAAAGTTGATTTGCCGTCGTCTACAGAGCCGGCGGTGGTGAATCTCAGTAATTGGTTATTATTTATTTCCATTATGATGCGAATTTTCGCAAATTTCTAAACGAATTAATGCGAAGGTTTTGTGTTTACTATTCTTTTATATGTCAGTGAAGATTCACCAAAATTGATGAGAATCCCCAGTTCTTTTTTTGTTGCAGTTAAGTAATTTTTAAGCTGCGCCTGAAAGGCAACTGGAACGAATTTGACTGTTTTTATTTCTAAAACTATTTTATCGTAGCAGATGAAATCAGCTTTATAAAACTTTTTTAGTTGTTGTTCTT
This Salinimicrobium tongyeongense DNA region includes the following protein-coding sequences:
- a CDS encoding GxxExxY protein, which encodes MEEKILYKEESYKIIGACMKVHRTLGNGFLEAVYEEALAKEFEKENIPFNRQVKLNIFYEEQQLKKFYKADFICYDKIVLEIKTVKFVPVAFQAQLKNYLTATKKELGILINFGESSLTYKRIVNTKPSH